The segment AACTTAGAATCAGGTCTGGaatgataataaaatgtcacaaacagtGCATATGTGCAGTCATTGATCCAGGAAAGTGAGTTCACCTTCAGtgtaaagctgctgctgcaggtagcAAACTGTGCACATCAGTTATAGCAGCCAAAATGATAAAAGTAGCGTCTAACTGGTTACAGATGTACATTTGATCttcatttctctctgctcttGCTGACAACCAGCTGGTGGACAGAGTGAGGCTTTAGAAACACGACGTGTATTTGAGGAAACATTACATTCAGCTTACACAGCTTATTATGCCGACGTTTAGCCCTAAAATATTTGTACAGTTCTTTAAGGGAAAAAGCGTTGACAACAGTTTTGATAACGAGtgtaaaggaatagtttgattattatattatatagattttCTGTacgtacacacaaaaaaagtcttgCTTGTAGATTCAGAGTTTTGTGAAGAAACTGATGAAACGCAGATATATGCTGCGTTAAATAGTGCCACTGACTCAAACATTTTCCTGTCTGGAACATTACCCAACTTAAAAATACCATatcatgtttttaacatttcaccATTCACAGGTAATCTGTTGGTTATTcagaatgtatttattataaccTGGAAGACAACAGCATGACTGCTTGTGAAACTTCCAACTGAGGGAACTCTTCCAGTCTGATTGGATGCCTGTCTCTACACCTGCCTCTCTTGTGTTTCAGTTAACCGGGTcctcctggtgctgctggtgctgatggTGTGTCTCCTCCTGCACAGTACACTGCTCAGAGCCTCCACCCGGCCCAAACACTCAGGTACATCCACACGGCGTGATTTATAATCAGGCAGGGTTCATTATTGTATTTAAGTGTCACATGGTTGATTTAacatcatctgaaaatgaagGAAACAATCTAAACTGATTCCTCTCAGATCACTGGAAGAGCGTCGGAGTCGCAGCGCAAGCTCCCGCAGTCAGAGTGTCAGAGGAGGATGTCGTCCCCGTCATCATCTGTGCATCGGAGGAACGTATGGGCGCATCCATGGCAACCATCAACAGCGTCTTTCACAACACAGACGCCAGTGTGTTCTTCTATATTGTTACTCTCCGTGATGCTGTGAAACTGACCAGGTTTGTCACGTGATTAGAAGCCTGCAGGcgatttatgttttatactgtaaatgtattgAATCTGTAATTTTTccagagatgtgtgtgtcttacttTCTATGCATCTTTCCAGGCAGTATATAGAGAGGACTGAACTGAAACGCATCAGGTATAAGATACTGGAGTTTAACCCCATGGTCCTACGAGGAAAGGTGAGGCCAGATTCCTCACGACCTGACCTGTTACATCCGGTGAGTTCTGGCTTCGGTTTTGGTTCATGTATTGATACATGCGGTAAGTTCTACGTGTACAGACGCAGCTCTAAAGTGTGCTCTGTTTCAAAGAGGTGAAAtaacttttgcttttgttttacagcttAACTTTGTGCGCTTTTACTTGCCTCTGCTTGACATCAGCCATAAGAGGGTGATATACTTAGACGATGATGTCATCGTGCAGGGTACGTATGtgctcacagcagaaataaatcaaCGTGAACTTCATACTGTCATTCTgactaaatgtttaaatgttggcTGACtgatacaaataaaacaggTCTCAGTATAGATATGAATGATAATAACCTCTGTCATGAAGGTCTCCTGTcaaatttcaaacattttaaaaaaagttttaatgacATTTGGTGAGAAATTAAGTGtatgaataaattattattttcaagtaTGAACATTACAATATCACATCAGACTTTAGTAATATCTGAGGGTAAATTCACATGTTACAGCAGCCCAGAGAGGCTCGGAtgtaataaaactgaacagataCACAACTATTGGAATGTTGTATGTCATAATAATActtataatataaaacatataatacataaacGTAGTACTGTATGCAAGGcatttctgaatatttttggtattttcaaATACACTGTACTTATGaaataaagtgaagtaaaatgTTTCTCATCAGGTGCTTTTGGGGCTTTAgaacaggaggagctgggaaTCAAACCACCAACCCAACAATTAATAGATCACTCCTTCCATCCCTGCCCAAGCGTATGTATTTtgtgaatgtatttattaaaaaataaaaaaatgtcctaCATGTCATTTCAGGTGATATCAAGGATCTGTTTGATATCAAACTGAAGCCTGGTCATGCTGCTGCTTTCGCCACTGACTGTGACCTGCCCTCCACCCATGAGATGGTGCGCAGCATCGGCATGCAGGTGGATCATCTTATCCCTTTGTGTATTAACCTGTGCCTGTGTCTCTTTGGACCATCCGAGAAATTCATACTGAGTGTAATATCCCCACAGAGTTCATTTCGTACCTTTTAAGAGATTTGCTCATTGAAATATGGCGTCCTCTCCTCTGAGCTCGTCCCATAGACAACCTACATGGGCTTCCTGGACTACAggaaaaaggaagtgaaagatCTGGGCATCCACCCCGGAGACTGCTCCTTCAACCCTGGAGTGTTTGTGGCAGATATCAGCGAatggaagaaacagaagatcACCAAACAGCTGGAGAAATGGATGGAGGAGAATTTCAGGTATGTAAAGAGAGAAGCAGTTTATGGAAACCTTCGTGATGCACTTTGCCACATGTCAAACCCAGAGAGGAGGCTCTGGGGAAATGTCAACATTTTCCCGAGTACTCCTATGAGAACTATATGAACATGATATATTTTCTTGactacaaaacaacaaactacacACAGTTTTCAGCCCCTCATTGGAGATTCCTGTTTCATTCCTGGTACTTTGATTCAATTATGTGAGGTTCAAAGATGTTTTACGTTCATCTGAGAGATCTTCTTGTGGTGCACTTATCatgcattttaaacatgtttcccTGTAGTTCATCTCACAACATTATGTTAACCTCATTAGCTACATTAGACACTTTTCATCCAAAAATCTGTGGTGGTTTATTATTCCCTGACTGTGCGTCTGTCTGCTGTTAAATAagatttaattcttttttttcaactcAACAAATAAGTAGTTTGGTTAACTTCAAGCTAAAAGAGAATCTCACAAGCGTGACGTGGAAGGCTTTGAGAAGTTTCAATTTATATTCTGACACAGCTTTATTTATGAAAAGTTGTGACCATTAAATATTATTGTAACCAACTGGCAGACTGCAGTGTCTACTCTCTCTTATGACCAAAACCAACAGTCATATTTCAAGCCTTTGGGAAGGagtgagtgaggaaaaacaatgaaagcagAGCATGCCGCTGCAGATTTAGCTTCACAGGACTGGCTCTCTGTAGCTGTTTTTTATCTTAATTGATTGAAGTCTGTCCAGTATAACCAGTAAaaactctatatatatatatatatatatatatatattatatgcaGATTTTGTGGATACCCACTTGACGGAACACACAACCAAAAGAAAATTTGAGTAATACAAACTAGTCTTTAGTTAGCATCACTTTATCACCAGTTCTTTCttattaattcatattaattatttgttaatatttatactgtataagtAATGTCTCTTATCTTATTATATCGTTATGTCAAGCACTTTGGTCTGCATTTAATTTCATGTAGGCTGTGACATATTTAGGAATGCACGATAATATTGGTATATCATCTGTATCAGCAGATTAAGgctataaaattaaatatatgtataatcGGCCCATTAGATAAACACTTTATTATGTGAAATTATGTGCATACAGTACGCCAGTGAGTCTGcgttgtggtgtgttttttttttttaatagtctGAAATGGATGTTGCTATTTGCAGTGATTGCTGTATCTGTCAGTGGCTGTCATGATAACAGTATACATAATAATATGCTACACATTGGCAAAAGTCCAGTATCGTGCATCACTAAACATCTTTCTATCTTTGAAGAGTTGTGCAGTTTTTGCCTGATCATaaaccttcttcctcctcccttctccacTAGACAGAACATATACAGCAGTGCTATGGCAGGAGGCGTGGCAACTCCACCCATGCTCATAGTCTTTCATGACAAATACACAACACTGGACCCACTGTGGCACGTCAGACACCTGGGTAAGATCATCACTGCTGTTCACATgcagtttaatttcagtttcattcagTAATAGCAAAATATATATCGTAGCCTCAGTTTAGTTTCTTGTGTCCAGGCTGGAGTCCAGATGCCAGTTACTCAGACAACGTCCTACAGGAGGCACATCTGCTGCACTGGAACGGCCCATTTAAACCGTGGAATTACCCCGCTGTTCACATGGATCTGTGGGATAGGTGGTTCATCCCAGATCCCTCCGGAAAATTCTCCTTGGTACGACCTGAGAGCAACAGCTGAAGTCTGTGGAACATACCATGTTTGAGCCACAGGGGGGACATGAAGCATGTGAATGTTCAGGACTTACTTGAACAGTAGAAGGTGTAACAGGAAATGTGCAGTGAATTTAAAACTGATGAAACCTTTGTCGAACATTGTAGGAGAAACAGTGTTGACAGAGTGAGCGCtgataaatacacaaaatgtgACTCATCTGTTGGAAGTGACAGGTAACTGtaaagatattaaatattacatgtaGGACGGTGTTTAAAGGTAAAGTGAGAAGCAGTTTGAAGACATTCATTGTGTTAAGCAAGAAAGTGTTTCTCTCAAAACCTGAAGTAAATATTCAGACCTccaattttcacattttctcatcTTTATTGGGTTTAATGAGTGTAAAAACTGTACGATAACtgtgaaaactaaataaataaatataaaacagcccagaagatgaatcctaatgactttggtaatcctctgacttttcatctagcaccacaATGACCAAAACCCAGATATTCTTTCCAGAAGTTGGTGGAGATCAAACCCTGAAGGAGAGTGAATACTTGACTTGCATTTGTCAGGTGCccagaaacacaactcaagATCAATGCTAATGTGGGCttatgtctgctggatgtgtaaaaaaaagttttaaaagatgTGTATCTGTCAGCTGTAGTTTTGATGCTCTTCTGATTAACacagctttaatttaatttattttaatttcatgtaaTTCTGCATAGACTGCCATGGAGAAATGTCCTCTGTAtcgctgtttttttcttccaggtcATGTCCAAAATACCATCCATAAGACAATCCTGCTGCCattttttttaggaaatgtCTTCCATGTTGtaatttgtagaaaaaaatcatattgttTCAAAGTGTTGCCACTGTGATTGTGTTTAAAGCTGAAGGAATGGATAACATCACGTCTTTAGTTCAGTTAGAGGTGTGAAAGgttcacaaatatatatatttatatttatataccgTATTTACCTCTTTCTAACAAAGAATGAAACAACTTTAGCTTCATCTGTCCTTCAGCAGTTTACTatttaagttggatttatgTAATGAATTACATCATTTTACTTTTCCCCAGCCTAAGTAGtggtcgcctcacagcaagaaggtacTGGGTTCGAACCAGCAGAAGCCCATCTATACCTAGGCTGGGACCTCTCTGTGTggggtttgcatgttctctggGTTCTCTTCGGGTGCTCCGGTTTCGAACCACAGTCTGATAACACGCAGGTTATGTGACATACCCAAAGATACAAATGTCCCTGTGTCAGCTGCAACCATGACCCTGCAAAGGATTAACAGTTATGGATGAATGAAGTCATGTAAAGAGTAAAAAGTCCCATGAAGCAGTCATGACTAACTGTGTgagaatgaaacaaagaaaggagCTGCAGGGGAGCAGATGGATGTTGTGTGTCAGGTGGTGTGCTCACACAAAAGTACAACAAATGCACATCTGTGCAACAAAATCAGTACATCGACACAGGTCTGAGTAGTCGTACAGGCACTTTAAGTAAAGACTTTTGATATCTGAATGAACTGTATGAGTTGAGAGTCTCCATCAGGGCCACCAGAGGGCGTGACAGCCCTGGAAGTGCCTTTTAAAAGATCTGCAGAGCTGCCTTTCTCAGAAATCTTCTGCATCAGCTGCAGATTGTTATTACAAGGTAACTTTTCTGTTATTATCTCTTTAAGAGCCCACACAGATCAGACAAAGGAAGATCCCCCTCTGAATGGACAACAGGTCAGAGaatacacacatgtagaaaTGCACACATCTAGTAATAAGTACGAATCTGTATTCTTAAAAGATTGTTTTTACCTTCTATtaactgttgtttgtgtgttttgggtgtTTTCTCCGCAGCGTGTGATCTCTCAGAGGTGTGATTCTGGATCTGATTCAACATTTAACTTGACCAGACACGCCTGTCGAATCAAAACTCACTTTTCATTCCAGGTGTGAAgatgtgaaataaaatccatTCATCTCACGGTAAAGTCACCGTAATCACATCTAAGTCTGAAAGATTAGCAGCTAACCTGCATGAAGAGGTGGATCAACACTGGGAAGAGGAGTGTTTCACAGTCGTGATTCACAGTAAATGAAAGTGACTAAAGTCTCTATGTCTCAACAAACAACTTCATGCCTTCAGGTCAACAGTACAGCAGAACCTCTGAGTGCAACCAAGAAGTACAGCTGATGTGTGTTAAACAATAATCAAAGGGAATTAACAGGGAAGAGGAAATgctcacacaacaacaacaatggttaaaaaaaaaagtctgtcatGGTAGTTTTTCTCAGGGTCAGGGCGCTGTGAGGTGACCTACATTGGTTGTCTTCCAAGACACAGCAGGTGATTTCCTTTTCAGTTGTTGGGTCTAGTGTAGATGTGCTGCCTCACTTCGCACTCTGGTTGCCTGTTTGATCTTTGGTCCTTTTCAAGACACAATAGTGTCCAATAATACTGAATTATTGCCCagtcatagttttttttttttaagttttttttttttttttttttttaagtttttttttttttttttggccttttcaagctttattgtatagagacaggaatgtggagatagagatggggaatgacatgcagcaaagggccgcaggtccaattcgaaccctgggccacaaTGGCAAGGGCCAAGCCTTTACATgaggcggatgctctaccaactgagctaaccgacaccCCTTGTCCAGTCATAGTTTAAGTATAACTACTTGTTCTAACACAACTTGTGCTGATATAGTAACACTGTctcttatttcagtgtttttatttcacttttacttttattcttgGTGTGTAGACATGGCAGCTACCACTCTGAACTGATTCAGTCACCATACCATGTGGACACAATGTCTGCACTGGAA is part of the Larimichthys crocea isolate SSNF chromosome XX, L_crocea_2.0, whole genome shotgun sequence genome and harbors:
- the glt8d2 gene encoding glycosyltransferase 8 domain-containing protein 2; this translates as MALLRKINRVLLVLLVLMVCLLLHSTLLRASTRPKHSDHWKSVGVAAQAPAVRVSEEDVVPVIICASEERMGASMATINSVFHNTDASVFFYIVTLRDAVKLTRQYIERTELKRIRYKILEFNPMVLRGKVRPDSSRPDLLHPLNFVRFYLPLLDISHKRVIYLDDDVIVQGDIKDLFDIKLKPGHAAAFATDCDLPSTHEMVRSIGMQTTYMGFLDYRKKEVKDLGIHPGDCSFNPGVFVADISEWKKQKITKQLEKWMEENFRQNIYSSAMAGGVATPPMLIVFHDKYTTLDPLWHVRHLGWSPDASYSDNVLQEAHLLHWNGPFKPWNYPAVHMDLWDRWFIPDPSGKFSLVRPESNS